A region of the Hirundo rustica isolate bHirRus1 chromosome 5, bHirRus1.pri.v3, whole genome shotgun sequence genome:
CCCATGTCCCGTATCCCGTGTCCCATATCCCGTGTCTGTTCCCATGTCCCATATCCCGTCCCCATGTCCCATATCccgtccccatgtcccctgtcccattcccgtgtcccatGTCCCATATCCCATGGCCGTTCCCATGTCCCATGTCCCGTGTCCGTTCCCATGTCCCATGTCCGTTCACATATCCCGTCCCCATTCCCATGTCCCATatcctgtccccatgtcccctgtcccattcccgtgtcccatGTCCTGTATCCCATGGCCGTTCCCATGTCCCCTGTCCTGTGTCCGTTCCCATGTCCCGTCCCCATTCCCATGTCCCATatcctgtccccatgtcccctgtcccattcccgtgtcccatGTCCCGTATCCCATGGCCGTTCCCATGTCCCATGTCCTGTGtccgttcccattccccattcccatgtcCCGTGTCCCATGTCCCATATCCCATGGCCATTCCCATGTCCCATGTCCTGTGTCCGTTCCCACGTCCCATATCccatccccatgtcccctgtcccaTGTCCGTTCCCATGTCCCATATCCCATTCCCATGTCCCCTGTCCGTATcccatgtcccatgtccccTGTCCCGTGTCCGTTCCCATGTCCCATATCCCGTTCCCATGTCCCATGTCCTCTGTCCCGTGTCCCATATCCCACCTCCCGTCTCCGTTCCCATGTCCCGTGTCCCGTATCCCGTGTCCCATATCCCACCTCCCGTCTCCGTtcccctgtcccgtgtcccaTATCCCACCTCCCGTCTCCGTTCCCGTGTCCCGTATCCCGTGTCCCATATCCCACCTCCCGTCTCCAGCTGGTGCAGAATCCCTACCAGTTCGACGTCCTGGTGATGCCCAACCTCTACGGGAACATCGTGGACAACCTGGCCGCGGGGCTGGTGGGCGGCGCCGGCGTCGTGCCGGGCGAGAGCTACAGCGCCGAGTACGCCGTCTTCGAGCTGGTGAGCGGGGCGCGGCCCGGGGCCCTTCCCCGCGGGAATTCCGGGCCCGGGAGCGCTCCCACGGACGCTTTGTCCCCGCAGGGAGCCCGGCATCCCTTCGCCCAGGCCGTGGGCAGGAACATCGCCAACCCCACGGCCATGCTGCTCTCGGCCTCCAACATGCTGCGGCACCTCAAGTACGCGTGGGCCCGGGGGGAACCGGGGCTGGGGGGTCATGGGAGGGATCTGAGGGGTTGGATCCCTGCTTCCgcctcttttccagcctggaataCCACTCCAACATGATCTCGGACGCGGTGAAGAAGGTGATCAAAGGCGGAAAAGTGAGTGCGGggcggcgggcagggctggTGGTGGGTTCTCTCTCTGCAGCCGGAATTCGggctcctttcttcttcccagccggaattccagctgctctcctcttCCTAGCTGGAATTCTGACTCGTCCTCTCTCTCCCGCCGgaattccagctgctctcctcatcccagctggaattcttgctcctctcctctcctctctcttccagCTGCAATCCCGGGCCCACAGCTGTGTCCAGCCCCTGTGGTCATGTCCTGGCGAGGGAGGGAAttctggcagggctgggggatcctGCGTGGCCCTGGCCCTGTTtgggtcctggcagggctctCAGGGAGGGATGttccctgtccccgttcccaccccaggtcctggcagggctctCAGGGATGttccctgtccccgttcccaCCCCAGGTCCCGGCAGGGCTCTCAGGGATGttccctgtccccgttcccaCCCCAGGTCCCGGCAGGGCTCTCAGGGAtgttccctgtccccattcccaccccaggTCCCGGCAGGGCTCTCAGGGATGttccctgtccccgttcccaccccaggtcctggcagggctctCCGGGATGttccctgtccccgttcccaccccaggtcctggcagggctctCAGGGATGttccctgtccccgttcccaccccaggtcctggcagggctctCAGGGATGttccctgtccccgttcccaCCCCAGGTCCCAGCAGGGCTCTTTCCATGTCCCCGTTCCCACCCCAGGTCCCGGCAGGGCTCTGgagtgtctctctctctctcctgtccctgtcccatccgATCCCCGCGGTTCACCGGCGCCTCTCTCCCgtttctcccctccctgtgtTGGATTTCAGGTCCGGACTCGGGATCTGGGCGGTTACTCCACCACTTCCGACTTCGTCAAGTCCGTCATTGACAACCTGCACCCCCACTACGGGGCGTAGGGCCCCCGGCACTGCCCCGGCCTCCAGCCCCCGTCCCACAGCGGGCAGCGCCCCACGGGGGCTCCCCGGGGTGTTGGGGGGCATGGGGCAGTGCCCCCGACCCACCGGCAGCTCCTGGGGGCATTGGGACCAGCCAGCCTTGGGAACCCCATTCCTGTGGGATCCCTGATTGTGGGACCCCATTCCTGTGGGATCCCTGTGACCATGGGACCCCATTCCTGTGGGATCCCTGATTGTGGGACCCCATTCCTGTGGGATCCCTGATTGTGGGACCCCATTCCTGTGGGAACCCTGTGACCATGGGACCCCATTCCTGTGGGATCCCATTCCTGTGGGATCCCTGTGACCATGGGACCCCATTCCTGTGGGAACCCTGTGATTGTGGGATCCCATTCCTGTGGGATCCCTGTGATTGTGGGATCCCATTCCCATAGGATCCCCGTGACCGTGGGACCCCATTCCTGTGGGATCCCCGTGACTGTGGGATCCCATTCCTGTGGGATCCCTGTGAGCATGGGACCCCATTCCCATAGGATCCCTGTGACCATGGGACCCCATTCCCATAGGATCCCCATGACCCCATTCCCATAGGATCCCCGTGACCGTGGGACCCCATTCCTGTGGGATCCCCGTGACTGTGGGACCCCATTCCTGTGGGATCCCTGTGAGCATGGGACCCCATTCCCATAGGATCCCTGTGACCATGGGACCCCATTCCCATAGGATCCCCATGACCCCATTCCCATAGGATCCCTGTGACCATGGGACCCCATTCCTGTGGGATCCCTGTGACCGTGGGACCCCATTCCCATGGGACCACTGACTATGGGATCCCTGTGATTGTGGGATCCCTGGTTGTGGGATCTCCATTCCCATGGGATCCCTGTGACTGTGGGATCCCCATTCCCATAGGTTCTTCATTCCTGTGGGATCCCTTGACTGTGGGGTTCTTGTGACTGTGGGACCCCATTCCCATGGGACCCCTGACTGGGATTCCTACTCCTGTGGGTTCCTTGAGACTGTTGGACCAATGGGATTTTTGGATCCCTGTGGAAGCAGGACCTTGGACTGTGGGACCCAGTTTCCATGGGATCCCTCATTGTGGAATCTCCATTCCCATAGGACCCCATTCCCATGGGACCCCAGGCTATGGAATCCCTACTCCTATGGGTTCCTTGAGACTGTGGGACCAATGGGATTGTGGGATCCACATTCCTATAGGACACCTGACTATGGGATCCCTGTTTCTATCGGGTTCTTGTGACTGTTGGACCAACGGGATTTTTGGATCCCTGTGGAAATAGGACCTTGGACAGGGAACCCATTCCCGTGGAATTCCTGACTATGGGATCCCCATTCCCATGGGACACCTGACTATGGGATCGCTATTCCTATGGGGTCCTTGTGACTGTGGGACCAATGGGATTGTGGGATCGCCATTCCTATGGGATCCCTGATTGTGGGATCCCCATTCCCATGGGACCAGTTGTGTTTGTGGGGTTTCGCACGGGACCTCCGTTTCCATGGGATCCTCACCAACTGTGGTGCCCCCATTCCCGCGGGACCAGCGATTGTGGGATCCCCCCATGCCCCCGTTATCCCACCCCATTATCCCGCTTCCAGCAATAACCAGGGCGCCATCCCACCCTccggcagctcctggcacagggacagttCCGGGCACGGGGTGACCTTGGCACACTCCAGACTGGGACGGGGTGGGGGCTGCGCCCCGCACCCCCCAATCCATGGGAATTTGGGCATTCCGGGGCTCTGAGCCACACCCGGGGAAGGGAGGGGCTCGATCCCGTAACCCCGGTGCCATCGCGTCGTGCTGTATTGCCGCTTTGCTAATAAAGGGTTAACGCTTCCCTCTGCCCCGCCCTGCAGCTTTTGGGGCGCTGAGACGGGCCGGGGGCGACGCCGGAGCGGAGCCGCAGCGGGCCGTGGGGCGCAGCGCCGGCTCGGGGGGAGCCCCCGCGGGTCCCTAACCTCCCGTCTCCTTGCAGGTGCGCACGGCGGACATGGGGGGCTACTCCACCTCCATGGAGTTCACGCAGGCCGTGATTGACGCCCTGGAGGCGCAGTGACCCCGGTGACTCCAATAAAGCGGCTCAGGCGCGTCCGTGTGGTGTCCTGGGGCCGGGGTGGGGCTGGCGACGGGCTGAGCCCTCTGGGGACAACGCGGGGACAGGCTGAGCCCtctggggacagcccagggacaggctgagccctctggggacagcccagggacGGGCTGAGCCCTCTGGGGACAACGcggggacagcccagggacGGGCTGAGCcctccagggacagcccagggacGGGCTGAGCCCTCTGGGGACAgacagctctggggacaggacGGGATCGGCAACAACCTCAGCCCTTTATTGGGGTCTGGGCACCGACAgggcccagggacagccccacgGAGGTGACACGGCTCggggacagccccaggcagcccaAGGTCCAGCACGGGGTTGGAAGTTCCACTGTGTAAGGCACAGCACAGTCCGGCGGCCAGAGGGACTCACGCAGGTCCCCCGGGGCTCTGACCCGTCCCCAGTGGCCGCTGTGGCCCAGGACACGGCTGAGTGGccgctgctggctcctgcctgtCCGTCAGTCTGTCAGTCCTGTGCTGACTGAGCTCTGCTCCCTAATCCTCCTCTGAGTCCCGAGCCGCtgccttcttcttcttcttctttttcttctttttttcctcctcttcctcctgctcgGGCTCCACCACgactttccttttcttcttgggCAgtggctcctcctcctcctcctcctcttcctccacccCGTTCTCCTCGGGCTCTGGCTCCGACTCCTCcggctgctgcttcttctttttcttcttctttttggcCCCCACGTCGTTCTCCTGTGGGGAGCCCCACATCAGCTCTGACCCCATCATCCCTCATGGGGCAGAGGGACCCCCCGGGCACCAGGGGCACCCAGGACAGGGCCAGGCCCCCCCCAAAAAGCGTCACCCCCATCCTCCCTCACCTCCGTCTCCATCACAGAGTTCTCCTCCGGCTCCTCGGCAGCCGCTGCCAGGGCCTCCAGCCGCCGCTTCTCCcgcttcttcctcttcttctccttcttctcctgcctcctcttcACCTCAGCCACCACCTCGCTGGCCTGGGGACGCGCGGGGCCGTGAGCCGGGCACGGGGCCGGGGTTTGTCCCCGCGCCCGGCACCGGTCGGATCAGACTCATTAAATCAGTCTTTGGCCTCCACAGCGGGTCAGGATGGCACGGTGACATCACCTCCGACACGGGCCCTCGCCTGCATCTTCATCCCCCCAGCTCATCCTCATCCCACCCAGCACTTCATCACCTCCATCATCTTCACCCCCCCCAGCAGCTCAccttcatcatcttcatccCCCCCAGCACTTTATCACCTTCATCATCTTCGTTCCCTCAGCACCTCAGCATCATCGCCTTCATCCCCTCAGGACCTCACCTGCATCTTCATCCTCCCAGCTCATCTTCATCCCACCCAGCACTTCATCACCTCCATCATCTTCATCCCCCCCCAGCAGCTCACCTTCATCATTTTCAGCACCCCCAGCACTTCATCACCTTCATCCTCCCCAGCACCTCAGCATCTTCACCATCTTCATCCCCTCCCCAGCATCTCACCTTCGTTATCTCCATCATCTTCATCCCCCCCCAGGAGCTCACCTTCTTCACCTCCTCCATCATCCCAGCACCTTCActgcctccagcacctcccactCACCCCCTTCATCCCCCCAGACCTCCCCTCCATCATCTTCATCACCCCAACACTCCCACCATTCTCACCTCAGCGCTTCACCTCCTCCACCTTTCCAGCACCTCACCTGCATCTTTACCCTCACCACTCCCCTTCATCCCTCAgcatcccctcctcctcctcctcctcctcctcctcacctccacCACGGCCTCCTTCATCACCTCCAGGTTCTTGCGGGGCGGCTCCCCGGTCTCGTAGAAGGCCAAGCGCTCCTCCACCTGCTCCCGCAGCTTGTCCCCAAAGACACTGGTGGGGACCTCTGCAGGGAGGGGACGCGGGGTGCTCAGCACTCACCCtgcccccccaaacccctcggGGTCCCTCCCgtgctctgctcagcccagaGGAGTCACCATTCACACGGGGTGAGATGCTGTTGACGAAAAATATTCCCATCACGGCAGAGCGGCCCCGAATCCCCCCGCGGCCGCTGTGGCCAGGTCTGTACCCCCCAGACCCCCGGGGGagccccctgagcccccccagACCCCCGGGGCAGCCCCCGAGCCCACCTGAGAAGCAGTCGATGCGCGAGGCGATGGTGCACTTGTTGGCCAGGTAGCGCGAGATGCGCCCCTTGTTCTTGGCGGCCGCGCGCCCGATGAAGGTGGAGTGGAAGATGAGGCCGTACTTGGGGGTGTTCCCCCGCGTCTTCAGCGCCCTGCGAGGGGCCCGGGGGGTCGGGTCAGGACCCCCTGCACGCAGCCCCCGCCCCACGGCCAGCCCCCGCCCCACGGCCAgcccctcccggccccgccgcgccccggggGTCGCTCAGAGCGGGGCCGGCCGCTCGCCCCCggcgccccgcgcccgccgtCACCGCGACCCCGACGGCGGTACCTGAACAGCGCCTTCTCGGCGCCCAGGATCTGCACCGTCGACGCCGGGTACTTGGCCAGGTTGGTCAGGCTGCCGGCGTGCGAGATGAGGCGGGCGCCCACCTGGGGGACGGCACCGGGGTCACGGGCGGCCCCGAAGCCCCCGAGGGCGCGCGGGGTCACCGCCGGGCCGCGGATCAGCAGCGGAAGCGTCAGCAGCGCGGCTCAGTGGATTGACAGATTCACTCTGACATCATCTCCGCGCCCGGGGAGGTGACACGGGGGGCACCGGGGACACTCACCACCTCCCCGATGAGGGCCGACAGGCTGGGAGCCACCTGGCTCATCTTGGAGCGCAGGTactcctgcagccccttgcGGTAGTCGGAGAGCGAGATGACGCGGCGCGAGAAGCTCTCGATGTTGATGAGGTCCAGCGGGGAGATGTCCATCCCTGCGGGGCGGCACGGGATGAGCGGCGGCACTGACCACCCGGCCAGGCCCCCCCCGGAGCCCCTGCTCACCCATGGAGGAGCGGGAGGCCTCCAGGATGGCCTGGGCCTTGGCGCTGTCCATGACGatctcctccagcccttccaggCTCTCCTCGCTCAGCTCGCGGCGGTTCCCGATGAATTTGGCCACCCGGCAGTACGTGGAGTTCTCGGGGACGATCTTGATCAGCTCGGGGAAGTGATACCCGTACCACTCCCTGCGGGGACAGCGACACGGTCGCTGCGGACGCCCCAACCCCGCCGGGGCCCCGCGTGTCCCCAGATGTCCCCCCTGGTCCGTGCCGTGGCCCTGCGGCCCGGCCACGGCCCTCggggagctgctgtccctcccCGGTCTGTACAGGCGGCCGGAGCAGCGACAGCCGCCTGCGGTAAGCAAGGGGAGGGGGGACCCCAAACCCTCTAAACCCCCCCAAAATGCGTCCCCACTGACCGGACACGCATGGAGAAGGTGTTGATGTCCTTGTCCAGCTGGTCCAGCAGGCTGATGGACTGGATGATCATGTTGTCCACCCGGTGCACGTTGAATTTCACCTTGGCCCGGGAGTAGCTGTGGCCGAGCCCCAGCTGGGCCTTGGCCGCCGACTGCGCCGTGAGGCCCCGGACCAGCGCCGGGAAGTGCAGCCGGATCCCTGCGGGGACAGGGAGGTCACCGGGGGGACAGCGGTGACACCACACGGACACTGAGCTGCCACCACCGGCGGCCCCAAGGACACTTCACACAACAACGCCGCCGGGTCCCCCCCGCTCCTCATCCCCCGCAGATGAACCCCGACCGAGCCGGGACCGCACCGAGATGTCCCCGGTCCCCTCTGCCCCCGCTCACCGCGCATGAGCTCGGCCACGACGCCGCCGGTCTGGCactgcacccccagctcctccagcacggCCGCGCCCATCTTGGCATCGCCCACCCCCAGCACCACCTTCTTCCTCTTGGGCGGCAGCGCCGTGTCCAGCAGCAGCCGCAGGTCCTCGTGCAGGACTCCTGCGGGACACCGAGGGGTCAGGGCGggcccgggggtcccggtgcccgggctggggagggtcccggtgccccggccccgcgctcaCCCTCGGACACGGCGTTCATGTTCTCCAGCGCGCTCTGCGCCGAGCGGAACGGCGAGAACGCCACCAGCTTCACCACGTTGTGGAACTTGCCCAGCGTCAAGACGCTCTCCTCCACCTGCGGGGGGGCTCCGGTCACCGGGATCGACCCTTCCTGGAACACCCCGGCCCTCCCCGCCGGTCCCGGTGCGTCCCCTCCTCCCCGATCCCCGCTCCCAGCCTCCCCCCGATTCCCGGTGCCGTACCTGCGGCAGCAGCAGGCCGATCTCCTCCACCTCTCGCACGGCGAACAGCGCGTACCCGGCCGCATGTTCGAACAGCACGTGCAGCAGCACCTGCGGCACCGAGGGCTCCGCTCACCGGGGGCGGCACcgcggccgcgctcccgcccatccccgcgcccgccgccacACCGGAGCGCCCGGCGCGGCCCGATGCGGCTCCCCCGGCCTCCCTCCGGTGCCGGCCCGGCTCGATGCGGTCGGAGGGGGCTCCTGGGCCCTCTCCGACTCCCGATGGCGCCGGATgcggcccgggcccggccctcACTCACCATCgtcctc
Encoded here:
- the NOP56 gene encoding nucleolar protein 56, with protein sequence MVLLHVLFEHAAGYALFAVREVEEIGLLLPQVEESVLTLGKFHNVVKLVAFSPFRSAQSALENMNAVSEGVLHEDLRLLLDTALPPKRKKVVLGVGDAKMGAAVLEELGVQCQTGGVVAELMRGIRLHFPALVRGLTAQSAAKAQLGLGHSYSRAKVKFNVHRVDNMIIQSISLLDQLDKDINTFSMRVREWYGYHFPELIKIVPENSTYCRVAKFIGNRRELSEESLEGLEEIVMDSAKAQAILEASRSSMGMDISPLDLINIESFSRRVISLSDYRKGLQEYLRSKMSQVAPSLSALIGEVVGARLISHAGSLTNLAKYPASTVQILGAEKALFRALKTRGNTPKYGLIFHSTFIGRAAAKNKGRISRYLANKCTIASRIDCFSEVPTSVFGDKLREQVEERLAFYETGEPPRKNLEVMKEAVVEASEVVAEVKRRQEKKEKKRKKREKRRLEALAAAAEEPEENSVMETEENDVGAKKKKKKKKQQPEESEPEPEENGVEEEEEEEEEPLPKKKRKVVVEPEQEEEEEKKKKKKKKKKAAARDSEED